The following coding sequences lie in one Pseudorca crassidens isolate mPseCra1 chromosome 2, mPseCra1.hap1, whole genome shotgun sequence genomic window:
- the AUNIP gene encoding aurora kinase A- and ninein-interacting protein — MRRRGPKEEEACGVWLDAAALKRRKTQTHLIKSSNKMLTLFPGERKANISFTQRSRPPAGTRQTSIASFFTLQPGKTNGGDQRSVSSHIESQTNKESKEDATQLDHLIQGLGDDCMAPPLATSTPADIQEARLSPQSFQASYHHGIGSPCVTVLSLFQPDTFVCAGESKASLACSFTQDLESSCLLDQKEEEDSSWKREWPYGSKKKNYHQNVERHSKTPGHKGRQLLDKTNLEKVSAKRNRQAPILLQTYQDSWSGANKEAVKQSPCPIPVFSWDSEKNDKDSWSQLFTQDSQGQRVIAHNSRAPFRDVTNDQNQGLGQLPNSPWAQCQGRTTQLNLQTDLLFTQDSEGNQVIRHQV; from the exons ACACATTTAATCAAGTCAAGTAACAAAATGCTAACACTCTTTCCTGGAGAGAGAAAGGCTAACATTTCTTTTACTCAAAGAAGTCGTCCACCTGCAGGCACCCGGCAGACCAGCATTGCTTCCTTCTTCACCTTGCAGCCAG GAAAGACAAATGGTGGTGACCAGAGGAGTGTTTCGTCTCATATAGAAAGTCAGACCAACAAAGAGTCTAAGGAAGATGCAACCCAGCTAGACCATCTGATCCAGGGCTTGGGGGATGATTGCATGGCACCCCCTTTAGCCACTTCAACCCCTGCAGACATCCAGGAAGCTAGACTTTCTCCTCAGTCCTTCCAGGCTTCTTACCACCATGGAATAGGAAGCCCATGCGTGACTGTGCTGTCTTTGTTCCAGCCTGATACCTTTGTCTGTGCTGGAGAGAGTAAAGCATCACTGGCCTGTTCCTTCACCCAAGACCTGGAGAGTTCTTGCTTACTGGaccaaaaggaagaagaggattcTTCCTGGAAAAGGGAATGGCCTTATGGATCTAAGAAAAAGAACTATCATCAGAATGTGGAGAGACACAGTAAAACGCCTGGGCACAAGGGCCGTCAGCTCTTGGATAAGACTAACTTGGAAAAGGTGTCTGCCAAAAGAAACAGGCAGGCCCCCATCCTCCTTCAAACATACCAGGATTCCTGGAGTGGAGCAAACAAAGAAGCAGTGAAACAAAGCCCTTGTCCTATTCCTGTGTTTTCCTGGGACAGCGAAAAGAATGACAAGGACTCCTGGAGTCAGCTTTTCACCCAGGATTCTCAGGGCCAGAGGGTCATTGCCCACAACTCTAGAGCTCCTTTCCGAGATGTAACCAATGACCAAAATCAGGGCTTAGGACAGCTTCCTAACAGCCCTTGGGCTCAGTGCCAGGGTAGGACCACTCAGTTAAATCTGCAGACTGATTTGCTCTTTACCCAGGACTCTGAAGGTAATCAAGTTATCAGGCACCAAGTCTAA
- the MTFR1L gene encoding mitochondrial fission regulator 1-like, whose amino-acid sequence MSGMEASVTIPIWQNKPHGAARSVVRRIGTNLPLKPCPRASFETLPNISDLCLRDVPPVPTLADIAWIAADEEETYARVRSDTRPLRHTWKPSPLIVIQRNASVPNLRGSEERLLALKKPALPALSRTTELQEELSHLRSQIAKIVAADAASASLTPDFLSPGSSNVSSPLPCFGSSFHSTTSFVISDITEETEVEVPELPSVPLLCSASPECCKPEHKATCSSSEEDDCVSLSKASSFADMMGILKDFHRVKQSQDLNRSLLKEEDPALLISEVLRRKFALKEEDISRKGN is encoded by the exons ATGTCGGGAATGGAAGCCAGTGTG ACCATCCCAATCTGGCAAAACAAGCCGCATGGGGCTGCTCGAAGTGTAGTGAGAAGAATCGGGACCAACCTGCCCCTGAAGCCATGTCCCCGGGCATCCTTTGag ACCCTGCCCAACATCTCTGACCTCTGTCTGAGGGATGTGCCCCCAGTCCCTACTCTGGCTGACATAGCCTGGATTGCTGCGGATGAAGAGGAGACTTATGCCCGGGTCAG GAGCGATACACGCCCCCTGAGGCACACCTGGAAGCCCAGCCCTCTGATCGTCATTCAGCGCAATGCCTCAGTGCCCAACCTCCGTGGGTCGGAGGAGAGGCTCCTGGCCTTGAAGAAGCCAGCCCTGCCAGCCCTCAGCCGCACCACAGAGCTGCAGGAGGAGCTGAGCCACCTGCGCAGCCAGATTGCTAAAATAGTGGCAGCTGATGCAG cTTCGGCTTCATTAACGCCAGATTTCTTATCTCCAGGAAGTTCAAATGTCTCTTCTCCCTTACCTTGTTTTGGATCCTCATTCCACTCTACAACTTCCTTTGTCATTAGTGACATCACCGAGGAGACCGAGGTAGAGGTCCCTGAGCTTCCATCAGTCCCCCTGCTTTGTTCTGCCAGCCCTGAATGTTGCAAACCAGAACACAAGGCTACCTGCAGCTCGTCTGAAGAAGATGACTGCGTCTCTCTGTCCAAGGCCAGCAGCTTTGCAGATATGATGGGTATCCTAAAGGACTTTCACCGGGTGAAGCAGAGCCAAGATCT GAACCGGAGTTTATTGAAGGAGGAAGACCCAGCCCTCCTTATCTCTGAGGTCCTAAGGAGGAAGTTTGCGCTGAAGGAAGAAGATATCAGTAGAAAAGGAAACTGA